The Sorex araneus isolate mSorAra2 chromosome X, mSorAra2.pri, whole genome shotgun sequence DNA segment gtcaAAGGTCACGGGAGGGTCAGTATGCTCTGGGACTTGCCCCCCTCGAACCCCGCCTCCTGGACCCCAAAGGTCCCTCCAGGTGTCCCCGGAAGTAGGTGCCCTGTGAGGGGACGCCCTGCCCATCCCcagggaggccccgccccgccccccggccttaCCTTGGGGCCCCGGGAAGCCATTGGAGGGCCAGCCGAAGGGGTGCCCATCCGTGCCCATGAGCGTGTACTCCTGCTCCATCCCGAACCATGGGTGCTGGTTGCTCACCATGTCCATGATGCGCTTACAGGTGTGCCGCAGGTTGGTCTCTGCCCAAGGGGAGCGAGCACTGTGTGAGAGAGCAGCCCGGGACGGGGActcgggtggggggaggatggggggggacTCCTGAACAGGCACCAGAGTCTGTGGCTCTAAccaaagtggggaggggggaaccgGAGCcgggggagggcgttggcctggcacacggccgaccagggttcgatccccggcatcccctagggtcccccgagcactgccaggagtgattcctgagcacagagccaggagtcagtcctgagcatcgccgggtgggacgtcacaaaaaccaaataaatagatgaataaataaatcactgtatcactgtcatctcattgctcatagattggctcgagcgggtgccagtcacgtctccatggtgagacttgttgtgactgtgtttggcatctcgaatacgccacggggagcttgccaggctctgccatgcgggcgggatcctctcggtagctggccgggcactccgagagggacggaggaatcgaacccgggtcggcggtggTGCAAGGCTCTAGCTCCAGTCCAAATCACTTAGCGCCGGGCAGCTCCCAGGCTGGGGGCCCGGGTTCTAACCCGACCTGCtcctcacggggggggggggggggagacggacAGAGGCTGAGTGAGCGACTCTGCCAACACTTGGGGACTCGGAAGGAACTCTTCGGGCAGTgctcactcctgtggtgctcgagGTCACTCTTAGCCCCTCAGGGCTGCAgccgggctcagtgctcaggggggcgttggggccagggaggggacggggccccactggtctctctccctctctctctctgtctctgtctctctctcccccagggaGGGGACCCGGGCCTCCACTgatctctctgtctccgtctctctctgtctctgtctgtctctgtctctctccctctccttctccttccccctctcctccctccctccctccctccctctctctctctctctctctctctctctctctttgtctctgtctctctcactctctttctctgtctctctctcactctctttctctctgtctgtctgtctctctctctctctgtctctctgtctgtctgtctgtctctctttccctctctctctccctccctccaagggaggggacccaggcctccactgatctctctctgtctgtctctgtctctctctctttctctgtctctctgtctctgtctcactctctttctctctgtctctgtctctctctatttgtctgtctctgtctctgtctctctctctctgtgtctcactctctctctctctgtctctgtctcactctccttctctctctctgtctctctctctctctccccctacgaACTGCAAAAGGACCCACCCTGGATTCTCGGCAACAGCCCGGACCTGGTTCTGACCTTCCCATCTGTATACCTGCCGCCAACAGGACAGTGTACGGCTGCTCCTGTCTCCAGTGCTCGGCCTTTCGCCACCCCACCAGGCCCTGCTCAGCGCGAGTCAGACACCTGCCCAGGTTCCCGTGGCCGCGGGGAGGCCTCGGCGCCTCCACCCAGAAGGAAAACCTCCCCCGGGCCACCAAGGGTCGGGAGTAGAGACACGGAACCTGCAGGCTCGGgccgggtgggggtgagggcgtCCGGGGCCGGGCCGAGAGAGAGACTGTGGaactgtttgtttgttcatttgtttggtcacacagggctgactcccagctctgtgctcgggaatcactcctggcggtgctcgggggaccctacgggatgccggggatcgaacccaggtcggccacgtgccaggccaacaccctcccctttGGACTACCCGTCTGGACCCGAGaatcaaaaaaattgttttggttttgggtcccacccggcgatactcagggctgactcccggctcagtgctcaggactcactcctggtggtgctcagggctgactcctggctctgtgctcaggaatcactcctggcggtgcttgggggaccctatgggatgccggggatcaaacccaggtcagccgcatgccaggtcagcgccctccccgctgtgctgtctctcgggTGAGACCACAGAATTGGGTCTGAGacgcccccctcccttccccccttcccgcccccttcTGGAAAATTCCGACGCTCCCCCGCACCTCCCAAGGCCTACCTGCCGGCTTCCGATTGTACTTGAAGACCTCACAGAACACCAGCTTGTTGGGGTCCTTCCGGAATGGGTCCCGGAACATGGTGACCGGGACCAGGTACATGTCACTGTTGGACCCTTCCGACTGGAAGGTGCTCGAGCCGTCGAAGTTCCACTCGGGCAActctggaggggtgagggggggagagCATGCAGGGGGGTGAGGACGGCAGAGTGGAGGGCCGGGGGTCGCCCAGGCCAGAGCAGCCCCACgctgctcccccccgccccagcagccgacaccctcctccactccccccaccaaGTCTGGGAGGCCAGGAGCACTCCTGTCTGAGCACCCTTGCCGGGAGCACTTTCTGTCCAAGCACCCGTCTTAGAGAAACAAACCACGCCAAAATCCCCAACAATGAGCTCCCCCCACCCACGTCCCCCCCAAAAAGACTCAGGGCAACTTGAAGGGGTCTCAGCTGAGGGGAGGAGAGCACTCGGCAGATGGGGACTCCCGGCTGGTGAGCACCGGGCCCTAGTCACGGGttttggagcaacagcacagcagggagggcgtttgccttgcacgtggctgacccgggttcgattcctccgtccctctcggagagcccggcaagctactgagaggatcccgcccgcacggcagagcctggcaagctccccgtggcatcttcgagatgccaaacacagtcacagcaagtctcaccatggagacgtgactggcgcccgctcgagccaatcgatgagcaacgggacagtgacagtgacagggtcccAGGAAGAGGCCAGgaagctgcccccgcccccaggaagcCCCTTTCTCTCCGCCCTAACATGCCCTGCAGGGCCCGGACCAGCCTGCGGCCCCCCGGGGCTGCCCACCCGGCCGCTCTGATCATCTCCCCTGAGAGCAGGGGCCGGGGCTCGTGTCCCCCACCCGGGAGACCCCAACCCGTGCTCTCGGGCGGAGTGACTGCCCCAAGCCAGGACTGAGAGAAAGTGACCCCTCAGCCCAACTGAGAGACACCAGctgcgggctgggggaggggcgccagGGATTGCAGAGCAGCCCCCCCACTGGCCCCCAGCAGCCGACACCCTCCACTGCCCCCACCAAGGCTGGGAGGACAGGTGCTGGGGGAGCACTTCCTGTCCAAGCACCTCATGCTGGGAGCACTTCCTGTCCAAGCACCTCACGTGGGGAGCACTTCCTCTCTGAGCACCTCATGCTGGGAGCACTTCCTGTCTTAATACCTCATGCTGGGAGCAATTTCTGTTTGAGCACCCAAGCTGGGAGCACTTTCTGTCCAAGCACCTCATGCTGGAAGCACCTCCTGCCCGAGCACCTCATGCCAGGAGCACTTCCTGACGGAGCACCCATGTTGGGAGCACTTTCTGTCTGAGCACCCATGCTGAGAGCACATCCTGTCTGAGCACCCATGCTTGGGAGCACTTCCTGTCTTAACACCTCATGCTGGGAGCACTTCCTGTCCGAGCACCCATGCTGGGAGCACTTCCTGTCTGAAGTGCAATCGTGGGCGTGGGGTACAACCGTGGCCTTGGGAACACCCCTGGGTGCAGGCCTGGTGGGCTGCAGCCTGGCTGAGCAgggcaacacccccccccaaaaaaaaaaccaaaaaacaaaggggCGGGAGAGACCACCCAAGGGCTACTAATACGGCCCGTCTGATCCCGGCCGCCCCCCGAACCCTACCAGGTGCGGCCCTGGAGGGGGCGGCCAGGGTCATTCTGAGCGCGGCTGGCTGGGGGGGGGCCCAGAACCAGACCCTGTCtgggagcccccccagccccccaaactaCAGAAACCACTTCAGGGCCAAGAGTGTCTCGCACCCAGAgcccccagatgtggcccaaaacccgaGTCCCTGAGTTTGCAAAGCGGCTTGGAGCAATGGGTTGGCAAACTGGGGTTCCCCAGGGCACCCCACTCCGGGGGGCGCCCCCAAAGCGCCCCCAGCCCGTGCCTCAATACGCCCTCCTGGGAAGCCCGGCTTACAGCTGTGTTCCAGCCGTGCCGGAGCTCCGCCCCCGGGGCCGaggacccccctccaccccgccctgcccccacgccCGCTCACCTTCCACGCTCTTGGGCTCGCAGTCGAGGGTCCTGGTCTTGCAGCGCAGACCCTCCCCCGTGCCATCGATCCAGATGTACATGGCCTGAACCTTCTCCCCCTGCGGAAGGCTCATGTACATCTGCTTGATGCCCTTGTTCAGGTGGGAGCTGGTGGACGTGGCCATGCTGGACGAtgttctggggggggggcggggaaggggagaagagacacCGTGAAGCCCCTCGGACCCAGGAGCAGGGGCCGGGAGAGACCGGCACGGCCTGGAAGcaaattcaagattttttttttttttgctttttgggtcacacccggcattgctcaggaatcactcctggcggtgctcgggggaccctatgggatgctgggaatcgaacctgggtcggctgcgtgccaggcaaatgccctccccactgtgctctcgctccagccccgggaattcAAGATTTCAGTTTgctgacttatttattttggtgctgGGGCCTTACTTAATCCTGCCTCGGTGCTCAGAGATCCATCctgcaatttttgttttgctttttgggtcccacccggcgatgctcagggctgactcctggctctgcactcagggatcactcctggaagtgctcggggggacctaggggatgccggggatcgaacccaggtcggccctgtgccaggccaacgccctccccgctgtgctatcgctccagcctcaaggtTCCTATGTTGGACACAAATTCCACCCGAGTTTCTTCCACTCGGATTAGTGGGGGTGAAGTCAAAGCTTCACGCTGGGGGCACAGTTCGTGGAGGGTTGGCGGGTGGGTGGGGTCGTTTCTTAAGCTAAGAAAACAACCCAGGAAATCCCAAAGTTGCCCAAGTTTCTGGAACAAGATCCAAGATCTTGGATACAAGAGGcagcagagggaggcaggagggggctgggagtcagccctgagcacagagccgggagtgagccttgaacacagaaccgggagtgagccctgagcacagagccaagagtgagccctgagcacagagccgggagtcagccctgagcacagagccgggagtcagccccgagcacagagccgggagtcagccctgagcacagagctgagagggagccctgagcacagagccgggagtgggccctgagcacagacctaggagtcagctccgagtacaaagccaggagtgagccctgagcacagagctgggagtgagccctgagcatggagtcgggagtcagccctaagcacagagccaagagtcagccctgagcaccgagtcgggagtcagccctgagcacagagccgggagtcagccctgagcaccgccggctgcagcccccaaacaaaaacaagtttaaaaagCTGTGGCTTCCAGCTAGAAATTGAAAAGCTTCCCGGAGCACACACCAAACCGGAATCCAGCACCGCCCCCCCAACCCTGCGTTTCGTCCCTAATTTCCGGGCATCTGAGCCCCCAGAGGGCcggcccgcaggccccgcccagaAACCCCCCTTCTGAGCCGGGACCTGGCGCAGGGTCTAGGCAGTCACCAGCCCCCAGAATCGTGGTTCCCCGCAGGAGGAAacacccgccccgccctccccctgcagcccgggTGTCTGGCACGGGGACACACTGTTCCCGTCCAATAACTTGGGCAACTTTCTGGAGCTGCCCGTTCTGCGGGCAAGCGGCCACGGCTGCCCAGCTGAAAAACAGAAGCAGCGcgcccgcccctctcccccctcccagggcccgGGGGGTCCCACTCACACCCCTCTCCGAAGGCAAGGGGGCCCCGCCGCCTGACTGCAGccctccagaaaaataaaacaagagaaaaggaaaaaaaaaatatttctgaaaaaaattaaataaaaaaaaaatcacatcatcCGGAGAGCCCGGGACCCTTAAAGGCACCAGCACCCACACGGCCATGGGTTCCACCGCGTTTCTGCAAAAGGAGGTCAGAGGCCAGCTCTGTGTGGGCACACCAAGGGGGTCTCCAAGGgcgcatggtgtgtgtgtgtgtgtgtgtgtgtgcgtgcaaatGAGGTCAGAGGCCGATTCTGCATGCGGACATCAGAGGAGTCTCCAAAGGtgcatgggtatgtgtgtgtgtgtgtgtgtgtgtgtgtgtgtgtgcatgcaaatgAGGTCAGAGGCCAGTTCTGGGTGGCGACGTCAAAGGGGTCTCCGagggtgcatgtgcatgtgcatgtgcgtgtgtgtacacatggagtgtgtgcgcgcacgtgcgTGTACACATGgagtgcgtgcctgtgtgtgcacggAGTGTGTGCATggggtgtgtgtgcacgcgtgtgtacacacagagtgtgtgtctgtgtgtgtgcacgggtGTGTGTGCTGGCATTGCTCTgggtcctcctcttcctcttcctcctcctcctcccccccccccccgctcctcccctccccgctcctcccctccccactcaccccaTCCATATCATGCTAGCCTCCCCCTTGTCCCTCCGGGGCTTGGAGTGTCGCCTGTCCCTCTCGGGGCCGCTCCCGGGGTCGGCCTGCTCCGGGacccagtggtggtggtggtgctggtggccgCGCTTGCGGGGCGCGGGCGAGGGGCAgggcgaggggcagggggagcggcTCCGGCAGGGGGAGCGGCAGGGCGAGCGGCAGGGGGAGGCGTTGGCGGGCTCCCGGGAGGGCCGGCGCAGGGCGCAGCAGGGGGGCGCGGCAGCGGCCCCGGCCGGTGCGCTGGGGGGCGGCCCGGGGCCTCGCGCCCGGGGATCGCGGGGGTCCACGCTGTAGGCCCCGTAGCCGTAGCAGCTGTGCGCGGGCTCCGGGGGGTCCCCGTCGTCGTCGCGCGCCGGGGGCTtgcggcagggggcaggggcgccCCACTTCCCGCCCCGCGGCGGGGACCCCGGGTAATCCACCTTGAGGTCGTGCCCCCGGGGGGGCCCTGGCGCGCGTGCCCCGGAGTGGGCGGGGGGCAGCCGCGCGGCCCGGGCCCGGCGCCCCTTTGTTCGCTCACAGTGaaacccctcccctgcaccccgctGCACCCCCGGGGGCCGCCGCCGCGCCCACCCCCCTCCGGGGCCCCCCCGGCCGCATGCACCGAGCCCCGGCGAGCTCCGGGAGCCCGCCCGGGGGTTGCAgggcgcgcccccggcccggcctggtCAGCGGGGCCAGCTGGGGGGGCGCGCAGCGGGGCCAGCTCCGCCCTCCCGGGCCCCGAGCTCGGGCTGGGGCTCACCTGGACCGCGGCAGGGCAGCAGCTGGCGGGGCTCGCAGGCCGAGAGCGGGCGGCTGGGCAGCGGCGGGCAGCGGCGGGCAGTGGACGCTCACTCCAGGCCCACCCTCCGCTCGGCgaggcggccgccgccgcccgccaccTTATAGTGCGGccggcccgccgcccgcgcgccgccATTGGCTGCCCGGGCCCGGGGCCCGCCCTCGAGACGCTGCCATTGGGCGAAcgccggggaggggcgggccggCCGGCCGCTGCCTTAGAGAGAGGCCAGCCCGCCCTCCGTGCGCTTCCATTGGCTGTCCGTGCCCGGAGCCCGCCCTCGCGCCGCTTCTATTGGACGATCGCCGGGGAGGGGCGGGTCGGCCACCTGTTGCCTTATAGCGCGCCTCCATTGgctgccggggcccggggcccgcccACACGTCGCGCCCATTGGACGAGctccggggaggggcgggcaggccgCCCCGGGCTcgagagaaagggaaaggccgcgggggaggggcgcgcgccgggccactggtggtgggggaggggaagggggggttggggctggaaaAGCGTCCTGGCTGCAgaccctccgccccgcccccgaggCCGTTAGGGCCCCCTAAAGCTGCACCGACTGTGCCTTTTGTGGCTGGGGTCCGACCCTgcacgcgcccctcccccgcttcctggcccgggagcccggccaagagtatcctgcgggccaccccctcccctagcggccctcaccccacccccacacaagcCCCCTGGGGTCCTTCGCCCCACCCCCTACACTTGCCCCCTGGGACCCTATACCCCCCCCTCGTGTCCCCTGGAGTCTACCCCCCCCATGCCCCTGGggtcctccaccccacccccagccctctgcccccccaacccATGTCCCCTGTGggtctcccacccccccaccatgtCCCCTGGGGTCCTCTACCCCCCACCCGTGCCCCTGTGGGCCCTCTACACCCCAACCCCTATGCCCTGGggtcctccaccccccacccccaaccctggccCTGCATCCTGACAGTAGTTTGGGATCTGAAGTGCGAGTTTATTTGGGGGTCTCAACCCTGGGCAGTGTTGATCTCCTCTGGCCAGAGAGGTCCCAAGGGCGCTGGGGACGCCTGTGTCCCGTTTGATCCTGCCGGCCCACCTGGGGCAAGTCTTTCAACCTCTCTGGGCTGgcgtttcctcatctgcaaataAGGGGGTTCAAGGGCCTTTCAGTCGGCCCACCCGGAGGAGGCTGGGGCCAGCctggagggaagctgggtttGCTGGCGGGCcagtgggttcgattcccagcatcccgtagggtcccctgagcaccgccaggggtaactcctgagtgcagagccaggaggaacccctgtgcatcgccaggtgtgacctaaaaaagcaaaaataaataaataaaataaaatttaattttaaaaaagatagagAGTGAGGCATTTCCCCAGCGTCCTGTCCAAAATGAAGGTTCTTGAATGCATTCAAAGCATTGACGGCATCTTCTTTTGAAGGtaggaaaagaataataataataataataatataataataataatgaactgGAGCCATGATACGGTGGGGagaaggtttgccttgcacgcagccaacccccgtttcgtccccggcatcccatagggtcccccaggcaccgccaggaaagTCCCcacaaaaattaaactaaaataagagaataaatttcCCCTTCCAGTCTTTTGCTTGTTGAAAACATGCTTTTGTGCAGGCAGACTTTGAAAGGATCATGGGCTCATGTATGTACCATGTGTGTGCCATGTGGGTCATGTATATAGCATGTGGAGCCATGCATATACCATGTGAGgttctacacttgatcttagccaaaaggccgagaagcgatccATCCAAGTGAGGTTCTGTATGTACCACGTGGGATCACATGTGTGTCGTGCCAGCCATGTGTGCCAGGTAGGATCATGTGTGTACCACATGTATGTGCCAGATGGGACTATGTGTGCATGCCATGTAGGGTCATGCATGTACCACGTGGGATCATGTATGTAACAtgcaccacacagacacacataagtGGG contains these protein-coding regions:
- the GLUL gene encoding glutamine synthetase; this encodes MATSTSSHLNKGIKQMYMSLPQGEKVQAMYIWIDGTGEGLRCKTRTLDCEPKSVEELPEWNFDGSSTFQSEGSNSDMYLVPVTMFRDPFRKDPNKLVFCEVFKYNRKPAETNLRHTCKRIMDMVSNQHPWFGMEQEYTLMGTDGHPFGWPSNGFPGPQGPYYCGVGSDKAYGRDIVEAHYRACLYAGIK